Sequence from the Opisthocomus hoazin isolate bOpiHoa1 chromosome 7, bOpiHoa1.hap1, whole genome shotgun sequence genome:
TTCTGTGGTGACAGCAGATGGCAGCAGAGCTGTACTCAAATATTTAATTTGCAGTGGGGAAGAAACAAGTACCTTTATTGTGGAGCCAGAAAAGGGCTGCTGTGCACTTAAATACAGTTCTCAAAACTGCTATGCTACTGGTACCAGCCTTGAAGacactttattttctttaccAACTCATTTTTCAGTATTGATATGTTCTGCTTTTAGAGCAGTGCTCCTGCTTGTGTCCTGCAGAACCAGTCTTCACTGGCTAGGCTGCAAAGGACTTAGCTTGCATATACATCCTATTAAGGACTGATAAACTATGCCTTCTTGCACCAGCTTTGCTTGAAGGACCCGATCAGGTAGATGTTTCCAGAGCATTCCTTCTGATATTTTCATGAATTCAGTCCTGAGGTGTCAGAGAGTCCCTGTGTGTCAGGAGACAGGCATCTAAAATCAGGGCTGACAGTCTCGTACCAGAAGGCATATGTCCTGTGGACATCAAAGTACTGTTTTCATCCTCACATGAGGAGAAACCAACCATTTAATACAGAAGTTGTGCAGTCCCACTTTTAATTGTAAATCAGCAGTAGTTGTGAGCGTGGCTTTGATTCTTCTCCGCATAATATTATCTCTTTCTATTGTTTTTCAGAAGTACTACAGCTTCGTGGAAGCCTGTAGATGCAAAGAGCATGAAATCAAACACATCTGCAGATACCACGGCAGGCAAGCAAGGCAAAGAGAGCCGGAGTCCTTCAAAGAAGAGGTAAGTAGGTGGTTTTGGTTAAAGGTTATTCCTTCCTCCCCATGGGACAGTTTTTATGCATCTAGTGTCTATGACACCTGCTTACACTAACGTGTGTGGGTTGACATCAGAAGCATGTGAACACCTGGACTGATCTGAGCCTTCTGTTGGCAGGCAGAGACAGTGGGGGCAGAGTAACTTCTAGTGGCACCTATCAGTGTCGTATCAGTTTTTTTGTGGAGGGGAAAATTTCACAGACATAAAGCATCCCCTCTCTCAGGGGCTGAATTTGCCTTTTGTGTTACATCATTAGAAAacagtatctttttcttttcagaggacTAAAGCCCCTGGAACACCCAGTCAAGCTCCAGCTCACCAGCAATGTGTAAGTTTATACaatactttgtttttaaattgaggTATAGCACTTCCTTATCATTTTCCATCAAGCTGGTTGAAGTTTATGATCAGGTGTGGAGCCTTTGTGATGGCACAGATGGTTAACCAGTGGTGCATTCACAATCCTAATGTGTCTGAAGGTGGGCAGCAAAATGGGCAAAGACTTGCACACAACCAATTAAGAGTCTACTTTATATTTTGGACTGGTACAGAATGTCAAACACTGTAATTAATCTTTAGGCCCTTGTGAGTTGCATCAGCAACAATAACCCAGCAGTTCTCTCCTTTATGCTGCTGACACATTCCCTGTGCTGAGGGAAGGCAAGGCATGCAGCAAGGCATGCAGTAGTTGCTTATCCAGTTACGCTTTGCCCTCATACAGTCTCTCTGAAGACTCCTGttcctcatggagaaaaaaacttcttttatttttcaaagcccAAGACCTTACTGAATCAATTTCTGGAACTTCTAAGCCACAAAAGATGAGAAACATGGAAACTGTACCACAGTACAAATTAGTAGGAAGCACCCTTGTTGTATGGAGGTTTTCCAGGTTTATGTTCAAAGCTGCTTAGGTTGGCAACTTTCAGTTTTGTGAGGCAGAGATTACAGCATGTTGATTATTTCCATTGATTGAAACATTAGGTGAAATAGTTTGAGTATGATGCTTGCTATTTTTTGTAGCGACAGAAACATGTTACGGTTTTGTCCATGCTGCCTGTATATTTTGAATAATCTTAGTATGTTTACAGAGCAGctgaaatgtaattttctttaCCCAAATTCAAACCTTTTGTTTTTGTGGGCAATCTAAGATGACTAAACAGTAATGAatctttcttcccccctcctAAAGACCAGACAAGTTTGTGAAGACATCTACATTGAAGTTTCTCCTGGCACCTATTCTGTCACAGCAGCCTCAGAGGACATGGTGCAACAAACCCACGTGGTGAATGTGTGCGCAGGACAAAGTGTTGATTTAACTTTTGTTCTTTGATGTTTGCTGTTTCTTGGCAATCACAGGAGTAAAATATGAGGCTTTTGTAATGCATCTAATGAACTATGTATATCTTTTTCTTGTTAGCACTTTAATAGTGTCCTCCTCTTTGGGACTCCATTTTTATGGCCTGTATATTTGTTTTCTACTTAACGCAATTGTACACAGCCCACTTTGTACActgattttataaatatttgtacaTTGTGTGCCTTAAATCCAATTATGTGACTCTGTGTAATTCCAGGTTCTTATGCTTTAAACAATTAAAGGTACAATCAGTGGAATAAAATAAGTAATTTAGTCTTGGTGATGACAGCTTCTTTTATACTATCCTCAGACAGAAAGTTCACGCCACATTCATGAGCTCAGAGAGCATGATCCACATAATATGAATATGGATGTATATTAGCTTCTGATAAAGAAAtcaaatgcaaatgaaattcACTGTCTGGGAGCCCAACTCAGGAAGGTGCTTGAATATGTGTCAGATGTTCAATATAGGCACATAAATCACCGATGCTTCAAGTCCTGTCTCTTTGCAGGCGCTTACCTAGGCTAAGCAAACACCAGTTAGCTGCGTTTTTCAGCAGGGTACCCTGAATTGTCTCCTATTTCCTGCAGGGGAAAAGCACTGCTGAGCAAGTGTGCGCTGCAGCTTACGGCCAAGTTCATGCGCTTTAAACCATGAGCAGTCCCCCACTACTGAGACTCCCTGGATACTGAACTCTCCCCAGGGATCAGGCTCCAGAGTTAGAATCAGTGACATAACCTACAGATATCCGTAATCTTTTTGTAGCTGATGGTATTAAGGTTTCAGTTCCTTTTCATGGGAATATAAAACTCAGTGGCTTGAATGCTGGATCTCTGAGCATTTTGTTGTTTGTCTCTACAGTAGCAGATCCTTTACCCTCTGGctactttcttttctgctttgatcctgaaaaaagtatttttggctGTCAGCTTGTATTGTTTCTCCATTCCTTCTGGTCTCTACAAAAGGAATCGCTATGCTGAATTCCTCTGGCCGACTCCAGAGAACTGTGGACAAATTGGGAGGTTCACTAGCCTCTTGCTCTGCATCTGTGCAGGCTTTTAGTGCTCATACTACCTTACCTGATCTCTCCAGAATGGTAAAGCCAAGTCCAAATAATTAGGAATGTAATAAAACACCTTGGAGTAAAGAATAAGGATGCTGAAATTCTATGTGGGTGAAAATAGAGTTTCTCAGTTATTAAAATTACAGTTGTCCATAAAGATATTCCACAGTGACAGTGCCTAAATCAGACcttaatttgcttaataaatgtAACACTATTATAGTATAAGCAGTTTACCTAAAATGTCAGGTCCTGAGCTTC
This genomic interval carries:
- the AKIP1 gene encoding A-kinase-interacting protein 1; the protein is MEGARARRTAGLARAVLERAWRRRAAGRLRPSVPEEDAERLSAAFAAIMTLMQQATRECEKYYSFVEACRCKEHEIKHICRYHGRQARQREPESFKEERTKAPGTPSQAPAHQQCTRQVCEDIYIEVSPGTYSVTAASEDMVQQTHVVNVCAGQSVDLTFVL